Part of the Yersinia hibernica genome, ATTAAAGCCGGCGGTTTCTACATCAATTACTACTGGGTAATACCCACGAAAACGGCCACTCAGGGCGTTAATGTCACTTTTATCTGCCATCAGTTTCTTATCTTCAGCGAATTCAGCACGTATTATGTCAAATTTTGGCGCGGGATGCAGGGGGATATCGCGATGAGAAAAAGGCACCTTTGTGGTGCCTTGGGGTTAATCAGTTTCCAAGGCCGTGTCCGGCGCTTTTATTTTCGATTAACTCGATTTTGTAGCCGTCGGGATCTTCAACAAAAGCAATAATAGTATTACCGCCTTTGACCGGGCCTGCCTCGCGGGTCACTTTGCCCCCGGCATGACGAATTTGGTCACAAGTGGCGGCAACATCATCAACACCTAGCGCCAGATGACCAAATGCAGTGCCCATTTCGTAGCTATCAACGCCCCAGTTATAGGTCAGCTCAATCACTGAACCTTCACTTTCATCACTGTAACCGACGAATGCCAGCGAGTATTTGTACTCGGTATTTTCGCTGGTACGCAGTAAACGCATCCCTAATACCTTGGTGTAGAAATCGATGGAACGTTGCAGGTCACCGACGCGGATCATGGTATGGAGTAAGCGCTTCATAATACCTCTTTATAATTAATAGTTTAATTTTTAAAAATCATTATAAATCAAAACTAAGTCATCATCATATCGCAATATGGCTTCCCTCACTACCTCGTCATCTTCTATTGCCCAAAAACAAAACAGTCAGTCAGAATTATCTTCTAACTGACTGTTATTTAATGATTTAACCTACTGATAAATCACAATGTCGGGTAGTCGGTGTAGCCCTTAGCCCCACCGCCATAGAAAGTATCGCCGTCGGGGTCATTCAGTGGCGCATTTTGTTGTAAACGTTCAAGCAGGTCCGGGTTGGAAATATAGCTGCGGCCAAAGGCAACGGCATCAATAAATCC contains:
- the gloA gene encoding lactoylglutathione lyase — translated: MKRLLHTMIRVGDLQRSIDFYTKVLGMRLLRTSENTEYKYSLAFVGYSDESEGSVIELTYNWGVDSYEMGTAFGHLALGVDDVAATCDQIRHAGGKVTREAGPVKGGNTIIAFVEDPDGYKIELIENKSAGHGLGN